The Megalobrama amblycephala isolate DHTTF-2021 linkage group LG16, ASM1881202v1, whole genome shotgun sequence genome includes the window AAGGATGCACAAAGGTTAAATTGTTAAAGCGCAataagacgcgaaagagaactgaatttgGTACTTGCACGCTGATGCTTTATTACATTATGAGGTGCTACAGTGGTTCCTATCATAAAGAATGAACACATTAATCTAAAGGATTAAACTAAATGTGTTATCTTTTACAGTTCAGTCCAACAGAAGAGCCCAAAcccagagtccagctgtgtgtctatgaggaGTGACTGGTCTATGGATACGCCAGAAAAGTTTAGGAGTGAAGACAAACAGCCTGATCTCGGGTACTCAGAATAACACTTATATAAAAGATGTGCTTATAGTATTAGATTTTTGTATTAGAACATAGAGAAGGTTTTAGAGTTGGGGTACTCAAGCTCGGACAATTTTTAATGGACTTGAACTTGTCATGGATTCAGATACATTTTTACTCAGACTTGACTTGTACTCGAGACTTTGAGactcaaaaaatatttcagagTACAACCGAGTCCAGCGCTCTCTGTGAAATTCACTCGGGACAAATCTGTCACTGGCCTGAATGTGTCAGTACTGCATCTTCATGAAAATctatcatatgaatgtttttaatttttgtcaGTTTAAACGTTCTAGtgattttaaattgttaaagaGCAATAAGACACGCTGATGCTTTATTACATTGATGTGCTACAAAGGTTCCTATCATAAAGAATGAAAAAATCTAAAGGATTAAACTGAATATGTTCTCTGTTGCAGTTCATTCCAGCAGAAGAGCCCAAACCCAGTGAAGAGTGACAGAGGACACGCACGGCGTAAACTTGGGTATTCAGAATAACATTTCTATAAAATGTTGCTTAATATAGccaacctgctgctgtctgtcattatttttaatcaaacaacaaaagacaaagagcaAAGACAAATAACTTGGTagctttaataaaaatcaattcATATTTAATGTTCACAGTGTAGAATgtgcagtgttttatttttatatttgattactttattaaatttctgtatTCATTAGTATAGACCTACCTGGAAAAACTTAATGTTGAGCCTGAAGTCCATGTCCACACTGTGAAAAAcaacatttctttttcttttatttaaatactgaTTATTGGTACAGCTTTATACTATTATAAATTTACATATATGCATTGAAATATGGTTTATGCAGGTGTGGATTGTATATACAGGCAGGTTGGGAAGAGtcttaacaaaatattaatctgtttgaaaacatAGATCCATACAATAAACTGCCAATAATTTAGCGTGTTAAcaataaatgcatataaaatgGCTCAGCTGACAAAACATCTTTCCAAAAACTCCATAAAACAgttaaaagttattttgatcTATGAATCTAATACACACTGCATGCCACTGTATGTACTCTAGGTCTGTCCCTCACCACCTTGTTCACAGCTGCATAACATTCAATATGGCATCTACCCTGACCAATGCCCGTAGCCAACCACCTGTCATATAAAACCCAAACAAAATACACAGATGAAAATGTAGAGAGAACAGATCTGTTTTTTCAGATGATTACATCtgtgtgacgagcagggcgggcgagagccgtgagggaacggcgcgaggccggtgacgcgagtgataatgagcatcacctgcgaggcgcgccggcctcgagtctctcacggaggagctccgaaggcataaaaggaggagcgacatcagtgaaggacgagagaggaccaggcctggactttattttacgttttattatgtttgtgtggccggcagacgtccacgagggtctgccggcattactttcgttttgttctttgtttattttgaattaaagttttgttgaatgttcgccggttcccgcctccttcttcccacatctatgaACCTCGTTACAATCTGGTTACTGGTTCAATTTATATTGATGCTTTATGGTTTTTCACATTAGAAAAgttgtttcactcagaaatatgTCACAATACAGAAGTCAAGTCGGCCATAACTtccaggggtgtcaaactctaCATTGAATGTTATAAACATCTGGGCTGGTGTTTTtgagctggttggagctaaactctgcaggacagtggccctccaggaactggGTTTGACACCCCTGCATTACATGGTGACTTAGAGTTTGCTCAGCAGGATACTATTAATGAGATGATGTGAGAccaaaaaacattgttaaaacaagCCTAATTTTaggtcattttgtttttcattgttctTTAGGTTTGAGGGGAGCTCAAAACCCGAGCCACAATCGTTTAAGAGTGGAGACAAACGGCCTAATCCCAGGTATATCATTTTTGAATTTCAGTATataattttggaaaaaaatcaatttatctatcagtcagtcagtctaaTACTAGCAATTACATCATGTAAATGTAAGCTGAGAGTTGTATATAATGGAGTAGGTGTGAAATTGTATGGATTTTTCGAACAGATTCAGCCCACATCCACACGAAACAAGAGCTTCCCCCATCCAGTCTTTTTATCCCTCGTTCTAAGAAAAAAATTCCATAAACATGGCCTCAATATCTGCGTTCACATGAAACCACTGAAACCGgctcaaaacgatgtagtaaacatgccagaccagtatgtgATGCtctaattctgccacagaggtACACTAAAAACGTATGGAAGTctgccaaaattaaaaaaataaataaatacataaagaaatatacaaagaaatgtaaaaaagcaaaagtaaataaataaatatataaatatacatagaaaagcaaaaacaaaatgtatttccttttgtatacatttattattttatttccacatttatttatttatgtatttatttccaTATGGCCAAAATCTTTTATCACGGGTTAAGTAATATCACCCTGACTGTACATGGATAGGCTACTCTTTATTCCGGACATGGCCGTAGAACATCATCTGGTCTGGATTTGTAAAATGTCCTGCACTGGCAAACATGAACAGCAACATCTTCAACAGATCTGATAACAGGGACTCTGAAGTGGAATCGCTTGTTATTtccattattaattatttgattGTATTTGATTGAGATTCCGGCACCGGTCAGAACATGGAAGGAATCAAACCAGCACACATATAGGCTACAGCGAACTCAACGCAAGCATATTAATCAATGCATTTGAATCGAGAccacaaatgaataaatgtgaaaatgaacaaatgtggaaataaatacataaataaataaatgtggaaataaatacaaatcgaaatgaataaataaagaaaagaaaaaataaataaatgtggacacaaaataaataaatatatatataaggaaattaatgtataaattatttttatttttttgctttttatgtatatttatttatatattcatttatttttgcttttttacatttctttgtgtatttatttatttttaattttggcagACTTGGGATTCCATAAAAATGGAGAAGACTTGGAGTATGCACATAAACCTTGCAcgctgtatacaaactttagtGAAGCGTAATAATAAAGCTTTACTTTCGTAAAGCTAATAGGCTCAGTATCTCCTGCAGCACGAACACAAGCATATAATCTGCGATTGTTGTTGCTGTTATATGATGTAGCggtgtctgactagggtcgagaTATGGGGTGATAACATCAtcttttcacaaaatatacagaTTGGCTGTACACATGAAAACACAAGGGTGTCGTTTTCAACTCTGGAACCAggtttcaaaaaatagcagTAAATTTTGTTAACGAAAACTATTTCAAAATGTTCGTTGATGCTGGAGTTCAGCAATCTTCATTTGAGATTTTCTACTTAAAGTGTCATTCAGTCAGTCTATATTGCACAGCTCATTTGCTGACTAAATCTGCGACCAAAGTGTAGGCTGATATCCTGCAGTGGCTCTCAAAATGAAGTGCGTGAACAAAATTATTTGCTTTTCATTTCATTCTACTTCACctcaaaattatattaaaattgatCAAGTATTTCCAGCAGTAAAATGCCCTAAATACACAACATTCAGTCAAATTACCTAATCTTTCACAGTCAAAACTGACTGCACCCACACAAGCCAGCAAATCATTCTCGAAAtgaaaagtggggatttagcacgtTTACCAGCTTGAAGAATAAATGGCGTATAGACACAGACTGCTTAGAGATTTAAGATTAAATTTCTTGagtacaaaaacatacccttCAGTGAGTTTAGTGGTGATGTTCAAtctatattatgagaaaataaaaataaaaatgtttgatgTATGTAAATCttttgtaggagacctccaaataAAATGAGGaatctttaaaatagcatattaaagcaaaagtgttaCAACGCTCCTTTGTCTTTCCTAAGAGGTGTCCAGTAAAAGTGCACaacatatataattttgtatgtttttttttatttttagttttcaaaCCAGTTCAGTACAGCAGAAGAGATCAAAACCAGAGTCCAGCTCTGAGCCACCACAGAGTGAAGACACACAGCCTGATCTCAggtatattattttatgtaagtTATGCTTATggtatttgttatttttatgaaattgttATTAATATACAGCATAGCTGTGTAATGATTTGAACCAAAATATTTGAAGTTCAGATCCTGCTAGTTTGTCTATTAATCATTACCATTGTGCCCTTGTGCAGTGCTATATGTAttatattgttaataaattcatACGCTGTAAAAGCTGTTGGTATTTATAATGTTCTTATCTTAATCACAGTCAAGACTGGTGTAGGAAGTAGCACATTTTATTCCTCCAGTAGTCTCCTTCCATTCTGCACACGCATTTCAACACactttttgtgttgttgtttaaTTTTAGGTGTTGCCATGCACATCACACATTGCTCAAACACATGATTAATAattgaaacatttcaaaaaccTTATTTTGTTCTGTGTCCCATTAATACAGCAAACAAATAATTCGTTTTGTAATTTTTGGCTATTTACTTCACTAACATGTTTAATAATCTGGTATGTTAATCTTGCAGCCATGCCTATAAACCTGCTGAAGTCCTCAACACATTGAGATCAAATCTGAGAAAGAAGTTTGAGTGTTTGTATGAGGGAATATCAAAGCAGGGAAAcccaacactcctgaatgagaTCTACACAGAGCTCTACATCACAGAGAGTGAAAGTGGAGAGATCAGTAATGAGCATGAGGTGAGACAGATTGAGACACAGTCCAGGAGAGCAGAAAAAGAGGACACACCGATCAAATGCAATGATATCTTTAGACCTTTACCTGGAcaagacaaacccatcagaactgtgctgacaaagggagtcgctggcattggaaaaacagtctctgtgcagaagttcatcctggactgggctgaagggaaaGAGAATCAGGATGTTCATCTCATATTTCCACTTCCTTTCAGAGAGCTCAACTTGTTGAAGGGCAAAACACTCAGTCTTTCAGATTTTCTTCATGTCTTTTTCcctgaaacaaaagaaatggaaatatccagtgacaaatataaagtgttgttcatctttgatggtctggatgagtGTCGTCTGTCTCTGGATTTTCAGAGCGATGTGAGGTTGTGTGATGTGACTGAATCAGCCTCAGTGGATGTGCTGCTGACGAACCTCATTGCGGGGAATCTGCTTCCTTCGGCTCTCATttggatcacctccagaccagcagcagctgatCTCATCCCCTCTAAGTGTGTCCATCGAGTGACAGAGGTACGAGGCTTCAGTGAGCCACAGAAGGAGGAAtacttcaggaagagaatcagtgatcAGAGTCTGGCCGACAGGATCATCTCACACCTGAAGTCATCAAGGAGCCTCTTTATTATGTGTCAAATCCCagtgttctgctggatctcagccaCTGTTCTAGAGAAGATGTTGAGTGAAGCAGAGAGTGGAGAGATTCCCAAGACTCTcactcaaatgtacacacacttcctgCTCATTCAGACCAACATCAAACATGAGAAGGACTATGAGAAGAAAGTGAAAGATGAAGAAATGATAGTCAAACTGGGAAAACTGGCTTATCAGCAGCTTGTGAAAGGAAACCTGATCTTCTATGAGGAAGACCTGACAGAGTGTGGCATTGATGTGGCAGAAGCATCAGTGTACTCAGGATtgtgcactcagatcttcagagaggagTTGGGCTTGTATCAGGGGAAAGTCTTCTGCTTTGTTCATCTGAGCATTCAGGAACATCTAGCAGCTCTATATGTGCATCTCTCCTTCATAAACAAGAACATCAATGTGTTTGACCAGATTACCCAACCAACTAATGGAGACAAAGTTTCACTATCTGATCTCCATCAGAGAGCTGTGAATGAAgctttttacagtaaaaatgggCATCTGGACCTTTTCCTTCGTTTCCTTCTTGGTCTGTCAGTGGAGTCTAATCAGAGTCTCTTACAAGAACTAATGAAACAAAGAGGAAACAGTTCTTACAACAATGAGAAAACAGTTGACTATATTAAAGAAAAGATCAGTGAGAATCCCTCTCCAGATAAATACATCAATCTGTTTCACTGTCTAAATGAACTGGGTGATCTTTCACTAGTGAACGAAGCTCAACCTCGCATGAGACAGGGAGGATTACGTAATCTAAAACTCTCCTCATCTCAATGGTCAGCTTTAGTTTTTGTGTTGATGACCTCAGATGAGGCAATGGATGAGTTTAACCTGAGGAGCTTAATCGGAGCAGAACATGATGAGTAAGTAACACTGAGTACAGTTGTTAGTGTAAAACATCAtgaaaaaagagaaacaaagaGATCAGAGGTTTTTAAATCACGGGgcaaaaattgatttttgggATATTTTACGTAATTTGTGGGTGCTTCTCAAACTGAGGCTGTGTCCTAGTAAGGCTGCATATCTCTACTGCCATGTCATCAATCGCTTCTGAAAGCCATCTCAGTTTCGTTTTGCATCCTTAAATCAAATCATTTTTAGGAAAGACAACTTCACTAGGATGCAGCCTTCTGTTTGAGATGGCagcctgacaaagtttgatgtttcgccatgaaacaagaagttgttgtaactcaggcatacaatgcccaatctgccccaaacttcacatgttttattagagtgcTGGCCTGAAGACATTTAAATGCCAATATTCAGTCACAGTCATAGTGCCACCTGCAGGCAAAaagaaatgacatgttttacactgtgattaactcctcatagagatttaaccagatcaacatcatatttggtttGTGTAATCTTAAGGCCATAGCGATGTTAAATTGTAAAGATCATGAGCTTTTGCTGAAGGGCATGTCCGTGGCAGCCTGACAAAATCTGATGGTTCACCATGAAAGAaaaagctgttgtaactcaggcataaagtatccgatctgctccaaacttcacatttgataatagtcctgtcctgaagacatctacatgacaGTCTTCAGTTATAGTCaaagtgccacctactggcagcaGGAAGCGTGGTGCatcaaaatgactttgccatttccctttcgaagggaactccactctgcgttgacagaacgcattggggaaaccgtcacgtgacccaggtgtcgaaagcactatccaacaactccaattgctattggccggcgacagcctatgacgtcatacggcGCGACCCGGATGTATAAAGGGAGCACCTGGAGAGACAGTCACTATCTTTTTCGTCTTTCGGTCCTGTTCTGTCTGATTGCATCTATAACCAACTCCGGTagggtttttaatatatgcctTACAAACGTTCATGAAATGTGTTTATCTGTGTCCCAGGGAAAAATTTGACACTTGATATACATATTTTTCTGGgcgttttctgtctggagaggagcaCGCATACACAATGCTTGAGGGCACTGCTGTATGTTTGTCTGTTGTTTACGCTGTTCTCGTTTGTCACTCTTCCCGAGGGAAGAGCTGTCTGCATCATTGCCTGTTGGTTCTGGCCCCTGTTTGTGCTGAGGCTTAACGGTGGCTGCAATCATATGGCTCGCAGATGAGCTCgttgggaagtttgagaaaGTTTTATTCTCTCTAACTTCCCCGGGGCGGGCGAGAACGAGTGGATGACGATGACGTTCGTGTTTGACGTCATCGCGTCCGGCGGCGAGCGCTCCTCTGGCGGGTGTATGCgagctgctgtgtgtttgggaCGCGCTTCTCGGCGGGCTGCAGCTGCCGGGAGAGCGCGTTAGGAAAGGGGCCGCGCGCGGACGGCTCGACgagcggttcctttctgtcTATTAATACGGCAGCTTCCATACTTTCCATTCCTTCGTTTGATCTCCGTGTTTGAGATCGGGAAGGCATGGAAAAACCCCTAGCCATTCAGTTTTGTATCTGAACCCAGACAGACGGGAGGGGGAGGAAGAGAGAGTGAGACGGgtgatcgattgtaaacacTGTTGCGTTTGTAATCGATCCCCCAGCTATAGGGTGATTTATATCTAccctctcttcttcttccacctcctgtgtgtgtgtatatatatatgtgtatatatatatatatatatatatatatatatatatatatatatatatatatatatatatatatatatatatatatatatatatgcttataTACATGTTTGTATATAGATgtgtatatgtttatatatgtatgGACATATATCATGCTCAGATGCTTCTTATGGTCAGACTGATGGCTGGCCCATAGTCATTATTTCTATCAGCCCgctgtttctgtttgatagtaagaggatcttttaggcttaaaagaaccttagattccatcctttcatgtaaaaaaaaggAGCATTAGGAGTTTTTGGTTTTTGAGCCGCAGGAGGgtctatattttattcatttaaaataagaccttattttcctgtataggtttctgagcatgtagtcaaGAAAATTAGGGGATGGGCAGACTGAAGTTGATAGCAAAACTTGTCACTTCAGTTAATATGTAAATGTTTAGGTCGGTCTTAATCGGccgcctgacattgtttgcttgtgagcttcactttctttctcttatccaTGAGATTTTGGAGGTGAAGCCCGGGCTTCACTAGGCTTGTGGCCCTGTAAGAAGGCCCGTAGCttagcggctaggctagagctaggttaggtGTGTTATTTACATAACCTTAAATATACTATCCCTTAttaggttgtatagttcctagttctggcctcctcccgagggagttgttaggccaTATGCCCATTATCCCCTATCTAAAATCTGTGCACGTTCAGGATAACACCTTTGAACAGTCAGGCCGGTGGCCGGCCCATGATGAAGCTTTTTCTGTAGGcccgccttctggcttgatagtgaaaaggTTCGTGAGGCTTTTGGAACCGGGGATATCATTCTTCTCCTTTGAAAGAACGAGGAAGGAATCTCTGGTCTTCGAGCCGCGGGAAGGTAAGACAAGGTCTGATTTAATCGCTTAAATGTTCGACCTTGTTTTTATTCCTGTGTTATTTCCTGGGTGTGTAACAGTAATAATGATAATGGGTTTttttgggcaaaaaaaaaaacaaaaaaaaactggagTGTTGAGACTGACTGAGCGAGCCACAGAATGGCTGCTGTTCAGTTTTCTCTCTGTATATTTTGCCGTTCGACTATTTTCAGTGTAGTTCGAACTGGCACTCATCACTTCAGTTTATGCGTTTGTGGCGGTCCTTTCCGGCCGCCCAGCGTGATAGCTGTGATCTTTGCTGTATTTCTTATTTGAAATTTCGAGGTAGAGATCAGGCTTATTATAGCGCCTGTTATTTTGAATAGGCCTGTATGTTTTTGGCCAGGCTAGAACTAAGTGTATGTATGgtgtatgtataaataattcccatatgtattttagtttttggCCTTCTCCTGAGGGAGTGGCTGAATTTTTTGCCCAGATTATCCCATTGCTTATGTAGGTGCAACGATGAGTGTAACAGCTAGGTTTTTAGACTGCTTGGTTAGAGACCTAATGCTgtttctcagg containing:
- the LOC125249756 gene encoding NACHT, LRR and PYD domains-containing protein 12-like isoform X6; translated protein: MCYLLQFSPTEEPKPESSCVSMRSNWSMDTPEKFRSEDKQPDLSSVQQKSPNPESSCVSMRSNWSMDTPEKFRSEDKQPDLSSVQQKSPNPESSCVSMRSDWSMDTPEKFRSEDKQPDLGSFQQKSPNPVKSDRGHARRKLGFEGSSKPEPQSFKSGDKRPNPSFQTSSVQQKRSKPESSSEPPQSEDTQPDLSHAYKPAEVLNTLRSNLRKKFECLYEGISKQGNPTLLNEIYTELYITESESGEISNEHEVRQIETQSRRAEKEDTPIKCNDIFRPLPGQDKPIRTVLTKGVAGIGKTVSVQKFILDWAEGKENQDVHLIFPLPFRELNLLKGKTLSLSDFLHVFFPETKEMEISSDKYKVLFIFDGLDECRLSLDFQSDVRLCDVTESASVDVLLTNLIAGNLLPSALIWITSRPAAADLIPSKCVHRVTEVRGFSEPQKEEYFRKRISDQSLADRIISHLKSSRSLFIMCQIPVFCWISATVLEKMLSEAESGEIPKTLTQMYTHFLLIQTNIKHEKDYEKKVKDEEMIVKLGKLAYQQLVKGNLIFYEEDLTECGIDVAEASVYSGLCTQIFREELGLYQGKVFCFVHLSIQEHLAALYVHLSFINKNINVFDQITQPTNGDKVSLSDLHQRAVNEAFYSKNGHLDLFLRFLLGLSVESNQSLLQELMKQRGNSSYNNEKTVDYIKEKISENPSPDKYINLFHCLNELGDLSLVNEAQPRMRQGGLRNLKLSSSQWSALVFVLMTSDEAMDEFNLRSLIGAEHDDDGYVTRKAENTADDVLQKLLPVVTATRSAELSKCGITHKGCDALASALKSNPSHLRQLDLSENKVGDSGVKSLSVVLENPHCKLETFRLWKCGITDRCCEALASALGSNPSLLIELVLSDNKLDKGVTLLSDGLKNPHCKLKILRLSYCGVTDKGCAALASALRSNPSHLRELDLSGNKLEDSGVKPLFDELGNPDCKVEILRLMKCGVTHESCAALASALRLNPSHLRQLYLAMNNLGDSGVKPLFDVLGNPDCKVEKLWLLDCGVTDDGCAALASAMRSNPSHLRELKLSYNNLGDTGVKLLSNGLENPHCKLEELWLYICGVTDEGCVALASALRSNPSHLRKLDLAGNKLGDSGMKLLSDLKDDPHYKLETLWTSIK